The Pyrenophora tritici-repentis strain M4 chromosome 3, whole genome shotgun sequence genome has a window encoding:
- a CDS encoding UbiH, 2-polyprenyl-6-methoxyphenol hydroxylase and related FAD-dependent oxidoreductase, whose product MTDKNPLSVAIVGGGIAGVTLTIALLQKCPHMQVTLYESASAFGEIGAGVGFQPVMVRTMNLIDPRIGAAFDKCSKGNDDVYDPPLWFRMRVGDERKEDVKLGEQIFELPARKGPRGGVHRAHFLDELVKLVPEGVAQFKKKLVDVAEGEDDDVLLKFADGSTARHSVVLGCDGIKSRTRPIVLKGDSEAAKAVFSGKYAYLVAFSSKPTWGDPNWVVSTSREDMLEDYKHWSPAVRAIMDSLQKPDIWALFNHPPAPTYYTTKPLICLVGDAAHASTPHQGAGAGMCIEDAYILSELLSQCHTKSDLQKAFYAYDAVRRPRTQKLVKTSREAGMLWDFEGEGIGDDLEALEKNATTRMSWIWDHEILGDLAMAKDMMAEA is encoded by the exons ATGACCGACAAGAACCCCTTGAGCGTTGCGATAGTAGGCGGCGGTATAGCTGGCGTAACTCTGACCATCGCTCTTCTCCAAAAATGTCCACACATGCAAGTCACGCTCTACGAGTCCGCCAGCGCATTTGGTGAAATTGGTGCTGGAGTTGGCTTTCAGCCAGTCATGGTGCGGACCATGAACCTAATCGATCCACGCATCGGCGCTGCCTTTGACAAGTGCAGCAAGGGAAACGACGATGTCTACGACCCGCCGCTGTGGTTTAGGATGAGAGTTGGTGATGAGCGAAAGGAGGATGTCAAGCTGGGTGAGCAGATTTTCGAGCTTCCGGCTAGGAAAGGACCGAGGGGTGGCGTACACCGTGCACATTTCCTGGATGAGCTTGTCAAGCTGGTACCGGAAGGGGTGGCGCAGTTTAAGAAAAAGTTGGTTGATGTAGCAGAGGGAGAGGATGATGATGTGCTACTAAAGTTTGCGGATGGATCGACGGCAAGACATAGTGTAGTGTTGGGGTGTGACGGCATCAAGTCACGCACACGACCCATCGTATTGAAAGGCGACTCTGAGGCGGCCAAAGCTGTCTTCTCGGGAAAGTATGCGTACC TGGTAGCTTTCTCCTCAAAGCCTACGTGGGGTGACCCCAACTGGGTAGTTTCAACGTCACGCGAAGATATGCTCGAAGACTACAAGCACTGGAGCCCAGCTGTCCGCGCCATAATGGATAGTCTCCAAAAACCCGACATCTGGGCTCTTTTCAATCACCCACCTGCACCAACCTACTACACGACTAAGCCTCTCATCTGCCTCGTCGGCGATGCCGCTCACGCTTCCACGCCACACCAAGGCGCAGGTGCTGGCATGTGTATCGAGGATGCATATATCCTCAGTGAGCTGCTATCGCAATGTCACACCAAGAGCGATTTGCAAAAGGCATTTTACGCGTACGACGCGGTAAGAAGACCGCGGACTCAGAAGCTGGTGAAGACTAGCCGAGAAGCGGGTATGTTGTGGGATTTTGAAGGAGAGGGTATTGGGGACGATTTAGAGGCTTTGGAGAAGAATGCGACTACGAGGATGAGCTGGATATGGGATCATGAGATTTTGGGTGATCTTGCAATGGCGAAGGACATGATGGCGGAAGCTTGA
- a CDS encoding ProP, Permease major facilitator superfamily, with product MSDHQLPVKQLVILSICRFAEPIALTSVFPYVPELMESFGIPQNDIARWAGIASSSFSICQAFTGILWGAASDRYGRKPIILFGLFNTMWTMLLWGFSVNLPMALAARALGGLSNGNVGILRTTVAELCPWKELQPRAFSVMPLVWTVGATFGPTLGGALANPLGVDPRKPRGDAFLARFPYVLPNIVAAGFFTTGILVGWLFLQETLESKKHAPDLGLRTGAKLTAFFRRVLHLPSNKKHTQSEREPLLSQQKPRDSETTVDATIKVKEKSPTIRDALTYQTSLNLIVYTLLAMYTQAYDQLLPVFMHHPVQQAGDANVSLSLKFAGGFGIESRRIGIIFTIFAVSSTLCQFLLFPPIARTLGVLRCLRIAFLIFPFCFFVTPFLSLIPDPLTREIAMVALLMVRGVAGTFAFPTSTIMLTNSAPSLRVLGTINGLATSFSAFGRAAGPTLGGGLFTWGVKRGYVIVPFWAIAAVAFIAAIPTFWLVEGKGFGDDPDIDDEENVIMTEDAEVADDALQTCSPLPIYDDNTLSESEFGDVGETPNILSYTNTRSSAAMASDDEEDTLDFVSRTESMNTLTPTASRSQGRRNTVRKRSSVPIGMGIGFRRYSSNLGSTGIGGGGASWGGA from the exons ATGTCAGACCACCAACTACCAGTTAAGCAACTGGTGATACTCT CAATATGCCGCTTTGCCGAACCTATTGCCCTCACCTCGGTGTTTCCATACGTGCCCGAGCTCATGGAGTCCTTTGGTATTCCTCAGAATGACATTGCACGCTGGGCTGGTATCGCATCCTCGAGCTTCTCCATATGCCAGGCCTTCACTGGTATTCTCTGGGGTGCAGCATCCGATCGTTATGGCAGGAAGCCAATTATACTCTTTGGCCTGTTCAATACCATGTGGACCATGTTGCTATGGGGGTTTTCGGTAAATCTGCCCATGGCTCTTGCAGCGCGCGCTTTGGGTGGCTTATCCAATGGAAATGTCGGTATATTAAGAACAACCGTGGCGGAGCTCTGTCCATGGAAAGAACTGCAGCCGAGGGCCTTTAGTGTCATGCCGCTAGTATGGACTGTTGGTGCAACCTTTGGACCTACGCTGGGCGGTGCTCTAGCCAATCCATTGGGTGTTGATCCGCGAAAACCAAGAGGCGATGCATTCCTTGCAAGGTTTCCCTATGTCCTACCCAACATCGTAGCTGCCGGATTCTTTACCACAGGAATCTTGGTCGGCTGGTTGTTCCTCCAAGAGACTCTTGAAAGCAAGAAGCATGCACCGGATCTAGGATTGAGAACTGGGGCCAAACTAACTGCCTTTTTCCGCAGAGTATTGCACTTACCCTCCAACAAGAAGCATACCCAGTCCGAACGCGAACCCCTTCTTAGTCAACAGAAACCACGCGATAGCGAGACAACTGTAGACGCTACCATCAAAGTGAAGGAGAAGTCACCGACGATTCGAGATGCTTTGACATATCAGACTTCATTGAACTTGATCGTGTATACGCTTCTTGCCATGTATACTCAGGCATACGACCAG CTACTGCCAGTCTTCATGCATCATCCTGTACAGCAAGCAGGCGATGCTAATGTgtctctctctctcaaaTTTGCCGGTGGGTTCGGTATCGAATCTCGCCGCATCGGCATCATCTTCACCATCTTCGCCGTCTCGAGTACACTGTGCCAATTCCTGCTGTTCCCACCCATTGCTCGTACACTTGGCGTCCTCCGCTGCCTGCGCATAGCCTTTTTGATCTTTCCATTCTGCTTCTTCGTGACGCCCTTTCTGTCGCTCATTCCTGATCCACTCACTCGTGAGATTGCCATGGTGGCTTTGTTGATGGTCAGAGGTGTGGCCGGTACATTTGCCTTTCCGACAAGCACAATCATGCTCACAAACAGCGCGCCCAGCCTACGCGTACTGGGGACCATCAACGGTCTAGCTACGAGTTTTAGTGCATTTGGAAGAGCGGCAGGCCCTACGCTAGGCGGCGGACTGTTCACATGGGGTGTCAAGCGTGGCTATGTCATTGTGCCTTTCTGGGCCATTGCTGCAGTCGCATTTATTGCGGCGATACCCACCTTCTGGCTTGTTGAGGGCAAGGGATTCGGCGACGACCCTGACATCGACGATGAAGAGAATGTGATCATGACAGAAGATGCCGAGGTGGCTGATGATGCTCTTCAAACATGTTCGCCCCTACCAATATATGATGACAACACGCTGTCCGAGTCGGAATTTGGCGACGTAGGAGAGACGCCGAACATACTGAGTTATACCAACACGAGGTCAAGCGCAGCCATGGCGTCCGATGATGAAGAGGATACGTTAGATTTTGTCAGTCGTACAGAATCAATGAACACGTTGACGCCGACGGCGAGTCGCTCGCAGGGTAGAAGGAACACTGTGAGGAAGAGGTCATCAGTGCCGATTGGCATGGGCATAGGATTTAGACGATACAGTTCCAATCTCGGTAGCACGGGCATCGGAGGTGGAGGTGCTAGCTGGGGAGGTGCATAG
- a CDS encoding Dimer-Tnp-hAT domain containing protein translates to MAKRSRETLGAAVSQATTFESQFFESQTEEEGAAEGSQAGTAATTEASVDTEPDNGDNFDGINWDRLPRFMKPLTTGRRVKSWIFQHGYRVVELYDQNRVWFVCKYCHIHKVIDTGGSGVFDVSKATSSAAAHLGLQKRGHGFTKDGLKPRRTGQQLSLRQTLETGVAVSQEAANAMGNFNIQQFREVAVFCLLDNNLPMELLARPSFREMISLANPEAEAALWVSPRSVATYAMRLFQYMQPQIVCALSEAASKIHISFDGWTTKGGKRGFFGVVAHFANASGVIQDLPIALPHLAGSHTGDAIADTIKKTLQEYSIGSDKLGYFVLDNAANNDTAVSSLAHAYDFNAAHRRLRCGPHTLNLIGQAIIFGSNQEAYNNNNDEQLQTEEVYMQEWRQEGPLGVLIDVINHIKTPQQHEIFRSFQTAANAELPARERLHVLEPVKPVVTRWNSYYAAFKRATQLQAAYNSYAEHYINALSLEDRRACQRGNKLPEAPSWMRSTGLTAADWAVITEYQDCLEPLKLATEKLEGRGKAGKYGAIYETIPVFEYVLGALEARTRSYEQVDFNPPDAPEDHLFVNLRAAWSKANDYYNKLDRSPAYYAATCLHPYYKYYCENSWVDKPEWLTSANAGFLQLWQSYKPQRTRPLSQTTAKPRHRGIDDVIGALVRRNKAQVEAAHDDEYERWRTQEPEWTSEQYLSDGHPVKYWIQLRSKYPCLSQFAIDILTIPASSCDCERLFSELGDLLEPRRRALGSELLAALQLVRSWRRAGFDGLYNNGDDEDKWSDVKDEEIVQQYDIEGWSTTP, encoded by the exons atggccaaacgctctcga gaaacccttggcgccgccgtaagccaggccacaacgtttgagtcgcaatttttcgagtcgcaaacagaggaggagggtgcggctgagggcagccaggctggtacagcagcaacaacagaggctagtgttgatacagagcctgataatggcgataactttgacggcattaactgggatcgcctccctcggttcatgaagcctcttacaactgggcggcgcgtcaagagttggatctttcaacatggatatcgcgttgttgagctctacgatcagaatcgagtgtggtttgtatgcaaatactgccacatccacaaggtcattgacactggcggcagtggagtttttgacgtatcaaaggccacctcctcagctgcagctcatcttggccttcagaaacgaggccatggctttacaaaagacggcctgaagcctcgaagaacagggcagcaactctctctacgacagacgctggagactggtgttgcagtctctcaagaggctgccaacgcgatgggcaacttcaacatccagcagtttcgtgaagttgcagtgttctgccttcttgataacaacttgccaatggagctacttgcaaggccgtcctttcgcgagatgattagccttgcaaacccagaggcagaggcagctttgtgggtaagtcctcgcagtgtagctacctacgcaatgcgcctcttccaatatatgcagccacagattgtctgcgctctgtcagaagctgcaagcaagatccacataagctttgatggttggacgacaaagggtggcaagcgtggattctttggagtcgttgcacactttgctaacgcctctggagtgatacaagatctccccatcgccctcccacatctcgcaggctctcatactggtgatgctatcgctgatacaattaaaaagacgctccaagaatacagtattgggagtgataaactcggctacttcgtcctcgacaatgctgcaaacaacgatactgcagtctcctcgctcgcccacgcgtacgacttcaacgctgctcaccgacgcctccgctgcggccctcacacgcttaaccttattggccaggcaattatctttggcagcaatcaagaggcgtacaacaacaacaacgacgagcagctccaaacagaggaggtgtacatgcaggagtggcgtcaagaagggcccttaggtgtacttatcgacgttatcaaccatataaaaacgcctcaacaacacgaaattttccgaagcttccaaaccgccgccaacgccgagttgccagctagagagcgcctccacgtacttgagcctgtgaagcctgttgttacacgctggaactcttactacgctgccttcaaacgcgcaactcaactccaggcagcatacaactcttacgctgagcactacattaacgcactctcccttgaagatcgccgcgcttgtcaacgtggcaataaactccctgaagcacctagttggatgagatcaacaggacttacagctgctgattgggcggtgataacagagtatcaggactgcctagagccgcttaagcttgctacggagaagcttgagggtcgcggaaaggcaggcaaatacggcgctatatatgagactattcctgtatttgaatacgtacttggcgcgctcgaagcccgtacgcgctcgtacgagcaagttgacttcaacccacctgatgcgcctgaagatcacctctttgttaacctccgcgccgcctggagtaaggccaacgattactacaacaagctcgatcgatcgccagcatactacgctgctacctgcctccatccatactacaaatactactgcgagaacagctgggtggataagccagaatggctaacatcagccaacgctggcttcctgcagctctggcagtcgtataagcctcaacgtacacgtcctctatctcaaacaactgcaaaaccaaggcatagaggaatagatgatgtgattggcgccctcgtacggcgcaacaaggctcaggtagaggctgcccacgacgatgagtacgagcgctggagaactcaagagccagagtggacaagcgaacagtatcttagcgatggccacccagtcaagtactggattcaattacgctcaaaatacccgtgtttaagccagtttgcgattgatatactcacgataccagcatctagttgcgactgcgagaggctctttagcgagcttggcgatttacttgagccgcgccggcgagctcttggcagcgagttacttgctgcccttcagcttgtacgttcgtggagacgagctggctttgacggcttgtacaacaacggtgatgatgaagataagtggagtgacgtcaaagatgaggagattgtacaacagtacgatatagaaggctggagtacaacaccataa
- a CDS encoding SGL multi-domain protein, whose product MSSIIPVDLLSYATNPSYLSTLVTTNVSNPTAINLLAYDQSFASVLGENATARQLYDLDHQAFHEGGVYNKDANKLYVTSNWAKDLNNPINVTIIDLANNYSYTTTRYSNLAEANGLTSYYPPGTQSNSSTPPRVLYADEGDLINPAGLVSVDPVTGASERILTSYLGRNFSSINDVRQHPVTGDLWFTDADYGYFQNFRPAPTIPKQVYRFNPATGEIAVVATDFVQCNGLEFSPDLKTLYVSDTGAVGFDRNLTRPATLYAFDVTADHKRLTGRRVFAYADNGFPDGVHCDTDGNVWAGCGDGIHVWDPAGKLLGKIWTGVETNNFAFLPGAVLVFTNAQLWIVENLKAMGREVKKDWGL is encoded by the coding sequence ATGTCGAGCATTATACCCGTCGATTTGCTGTCCTATGCGACAAATCCGTCGTACCTCTCCACCTTAGTCACGACCAATGTCTCCAACCCAACGGCCATCAATCTCCTCGCCTACGACCAAAGTTTCGCGTCTGTGCTCGGAGAAAACGCGACGGCAAGGCAATTGTACGACCTAGATCATCAAGCCTTCCACGAAGGCGGTGTGTACAACAAAGATGCCAACAAACTATACGTAACGAGCAACTGGGCCAAAGACCTCAACAACCCCATCAACGTCACCATCATCGACCTTGCAAACAACTACTCCTACACCACAACGCGCTACTCCAACCTCGCCGAAGCAAACGGTCTAACGTCCTACTACCCCCCTGGAACCCAAAGCAACAGCTCAACCCCACCGCGCGTCCTCTACGCCGACGAGGGCGACTTGATCAACCCCGCCGGCCTCGTTTCTGTCGACCCCGTAACCGGTGCCTCAGAACGCATTCTCACCAGCTACCTCGGCCGAAACTTCAGCTCCATCAACGACGTGCGCCAACACCCTGTAACAGGTGATCTCTGGTTCACAGACGCGGATTACGGCTACTTCCAAAACTTCCGCCCTGCGCCTACCATCCCAAAGCAAGTCTACCGCTTCAACCCTGCTACGGGTGAAATCGCGGTTGTAGCAACCGACTTTGTGCAATGTAATGGCCTGGAGTTCAGCCCTGATCTAAAGACTTTGTATGTTTCCGACACTGGTGCCGTGGGTTTCGATAGGAATCTTACACGCCCGGCTACGCTTTACGCATTCGATGTTACCGCGGATCACAAGAGGTTGACTGGGAGACGCGTGTTCGCATATGCGGATAACGGTTTCCCAGATGGCGTTCACTGCGATACTGATGGTAACGTTTGGGCTGGATGTGGCGATGGTATCCATGTCTGGGACCCAGCTGGTAAATTACTGGGGAAGATCTGGACCGGGGTTGAAACGAACAATTTCGCCTTCTTGCCCGGGGCGGTGTTGGTGTTTACTAATGCGCAGCTTTGGATTGTGGAGAATCTGAAGGCGATGGGCAGGGAGGTTAAGAAGGATTGGGGACTTTAA
- a CDS encoding myb family transcription factor yields the protein MRDAGNSWSEIAKTFPQRTEGSVKKHWYKDMHYAEFAEDESAALLAAIKEYDANKWKVIGQKVGKPAKACEQYAKENFAGRY from the exons ATGAGAGATGCTGGGAACAGTTGGAGCGAGATTGCAAAG ACGTTTCCACAGCGAACTGAGGGGAGTGTAAAGAAACACTGGTACAAG GACATGCACTATGCCGAGTTCGCCGAAGACGAA AGTGCGGCGCTGCTTGCCGCTATCAAAGAATACGACGCCAACAAGTGGAAGGTCATCGGACAAAAGGTTGGCAAACCGGCAAAA GCTTGTGAGCAGTACGCAAAGGAAAATTTCGCTGGCAGGTATTGA
- a CDS encoding MYB DNA-binding domain containing protein, translating into MSQHSPSSYNVGYPPPPQQTAGRKRSHQDDLEHDLPPSLEQQLNPYVQATGSVSLQHASQGYSLQQYPPPPAPQSTLPPTHHHHLPSTHRNKRHHAMEGASPSLAQHHGPPSVVGQEGMPPPAQRPRGPKLKFTPEDDQLLVDLKEKKNLTWKQIADFFPGRSSGTLQVRYCTKLKAKTTVWTDEMVVKLRNAMQEYENDRWRIISSKVGSGFSPTACRDKAEQLEAQHQQHQSAYSSSQMTAGPNDPGQSYQ; encoded by the exons ATGTCGCAACACTCTCCATCCTCCTACAACGTGGGCTACCCACCGCCGCCTCAACAGACCGCCGGACGCAAGCGAAGCCACCAGGACGACTTGGAGCACGACCTCCCTCCGAGTTTAGAGCAGCAACTCAACCCGTACGTACAAGCAACGGGAAGTGTCTCACTACAGCACGCTTCCCAGGGTTACTCCCTTCAACAgtatccgccgccgccagCCCCGCAGTCTACTTTACCCCCCAcccatcaccaccatctACCCAGCACGCATCGCAATAAGAGGCATCACGCAATGGAGGGCGCGTCTCCCTCTCTCGCACAGCATCATGGCCCACCGAGCGTGGTGGGTCAAGAGGGAATGCCCCCACCCGCGCAGCGACCCCGCGGTCCCAAGCTCAAGTTCACCCCCGAAGACGACCAGCTACTAGTCGACCTCAAGGAAAAGAAGAACCTCACCTGGAAACAAATTGCAGATTTCTTCCCGGGCCGCAGCTCTGGCACATTGCAAGTACGATACTGCACCAAACTCAAAGCAAAGACGACAGTTTGGACAGACGAGATG GTAGTGAAGCTTCGCAACGCTATGCAGGAGTACGAGAACGACCGTTGGCGCATCATTTCCTCAAAGGTGGGCAGTGGCTTTTCGCCTACTGCATGCAGAGACAAGGCCGAGCAACTCGAGGCC caacatcAACAGCACCAGAGCGCCTACTCCTCGTCGCAAATGACAGCCGGGCCGAACGACCCTGGCCAAAGCTACCAGTGA
- a CDS encoding NAD-GH multi-domain protein, with protein sequence MLHHQPQVLSPLHEMNSQSPSDTSNLRSRKMSAGGNRSWSEEEETYLLQTRMQKMPYKHIAAHLKKTELACRLHYHQLSHGSHRRKRTSSVCSNASTSSTGTGPAYAMAMDQDAYSQSSRHSSPLSYNGSPNLRAGSISTSPNRAQHKILLPKPRTLTPRESPEPYNGLRINTEVAYQPKIVDTDRLRSIYESRRQQFWATVAADYGADVSPAQLEEIWRNGSNAVRPPTPEASPDGSIMHNPAFKPSYQPYSEPAKHYSPMNPMNISAVSAPERMPYVLPMPVPSSGRPRAGTWSSAPRDNMPIASLLNE encoded by the exons ATGCTTCACCACCAGCCCCAGGTTCTCTCTCCTCTGCACGAGATGAACTCGCAGTCCCCCTCCGACACTTCCAACCTCCGATCCCGCAAGATGTCGGCGGGTGGAAACAGGTCCTGGTCCGAAGAAGAG GAAACCTACCTTCTTCAGACCCGCATGCAAAAGATGCCCTACAAGCACATTGCTGCTCACCTTAAGAAGACTGAACTTGCATGCCGTCTCCACTACCACCAGCTCTCCCACGGAAGCCATCGCCGCAAGCGAACCAGCTCCGTCTGCTCAAACGCCTCAACCAGCTCTACTGGTACTGGTCCTGCCTACGCCATGGCTATGGACCAGGATGCCTACTCTCAATCCTCGCGTCACAGCTCGCCCCTGAGCTACAATGGCAGCCCCAACCTCCGTGCCGGTTCAATCAGTACTTCCCCCAACCGTGCCCAGCACAAGATCCTCCTGCCCAAGCCTCGCACCCTCACTCCCCGTGAATCTCCTGAACCCTACAACGGTCTCCGCATCAACACCGAGGTAGCTTATCAGCCCAAGATTGTCGACACTGACCGCCTTCGCTCCATCTACGAGTCTCGCCGCCAGCAGTTCTGGGCCACCGTTGCTGCTGACTACGGTGCGGATGTTTCTCCTGCTCAACTCGAGGAGATCTGGCGCAACGGTTCCAACGCTGTCCGCCCTCCTACTCCTGAGGCCTCTCCCGACGGTAGCATCATGCACAACCCTGCATTCAAGCCTTCCTACCAGCCGTACAGCGAGCCCGCCAAGCACTACAGCCCCATGAACCCCATGAACATTAGCGCTGTCTCGGCTCCTGAGCGCATGCCCTATGTCCTCCCCATGCCCGTTCCTTCTTCCGGACGACCAAGGGCTGGTACCTGGAGCTCTGCTCCCAGGGACAACATGCCCATTGCTAGCCTGCTCAACGAGTAG
- a CDS encoding PotE, Amino acid transporter, which yields MATTLDDDAKVARYTNNETSPPPPIYEDGSVQDDNAYVYDDSQKLGYTATVFVILNKMIGTGIFSTPSGIFAVTGSVGVSLFLWIIGGVITFCGLSVFLEFGLAIPRSGGEKNYLERVYRHPKYVATCVLASQMLLLGFSSGNSLAFGRYVLFASGSEAPDGWAARGIAVACVTFCVGLHSTFPKWGIRLFNVLGVFKVFILLFIICSGFAALAGHLKIEQPHNFDNAFKLEIGDGYGGGGAYAYCQALLRIIYSYKGWENANYVLGEIRNPRKTLSWSAPLAVGGTTILYVLANVAYFAAIPKSDLAKSEVIVAGLFFRNVFGNSAGARSLPAFVALSNLGNVLAVSFAHARLNQEFAKEGLIPWSRIWASNKPFNAPAAALFLHWLITVIVLVAPPAGPAYNFITDLYTYPGAWINAFVTAGLIYLQYTKSERWESPWHTYLPIALLYLAANVFLALVPFIPPDGDWNADGYPYYVFPVVGVGVLLLGVVYWACWTKVWPKFGGYRIVSERYEDERGVEHVKYIKVYIKKD from the exons ATGGCGACTACATTGGACGACGATGCAAAGGTTGCGCGGTACACTAACAACGAAACGTCGCCCCCTCCCCCGATTTACGAAGACGGCAGCGTACAAGACGATAATGCGTACGTCTACGATGACTCGCAGAAATTGGGTTACACGGCCACGGTGTTTGTCATCTTGAACAAGATGATTGGTACCGGGATTTTCTCGACCCCTTCCGGTATCTTCGCTGTGACGGGATCTGTTGGTGTATCGCTCTTTCTCTGGATCATTGGCGGAGTCATCACCTTCTGTGGACTGTCTGTATTCCTGGAGTTTGGTCTCGCCATCCCGCGGTCTGGTGGTGAGAAGAACTACTTGGAGCGCGTGTATCGTCACCCAAAGTATGTTGCGACATGTGTTCTCGCATCACAAATGCTTCTGCTGGGCTTCTCATCCGGCAACTCCTTGGCATTCGGCCGCTATGTATTGTTCGCTTCCGGCTCAGAAGCGCCCGATGGCTGGGCAGCGCGTGGTATTGCAGTGGCATGCGTAACCTTCTGTGTCGGCTTGCATTCTACCTTTCCAAAGTGGGGGATCCGCCTCTTCAACGTCCTCGGAGTCTTCAAAGTCTTTATCCTTCTCTTCATCATCTGTTCAGGCTTTGCTGCCTTGGCAGGCCATTTGAAGATTGAACAGCCGCACAACTTCGACAATGCGTTCAAGCTAGAAATTGGTGATGGTTATGGTGGTGGCGGTGCATACGCCTACTGCCAAGCCTTACTGCGTATTATATATTCCTACAAGGGATGGGAAAAT GCAAACTATGTCCTAGGCGAAATCCGCAACCCGCGTAAAACCCTCTCCTGGTCCGCCCCCCTCGCCGTCGGCGGCACCACAATCCTCTATGTCCTCGCAAATGTCGCCTACTTCGCCGCGATTCCCAAATCTGACCTCGCAAAATCCGAAGTCATAGTCGCCGGACTTTTCTTCCGCAACGTCTTCGGCAACAGCGCCGGTGCCCGTAGCCTCCCCGCCTTCGTCGCCTTGAGCAATCTCGGCAACGTCCTCGCCGTCAGCTTCGCTCACGCGCGTCTGAACCAGGAATTTGCAAAGGAAGGTCTCATTCCCTGGAGTCGTATCTGGGCTTCTAACAAACCCTTCAACGCTCCTGCCGCTGCACTTTTTCTTCACTGGCTCATCACCGTCATTGTACTTGTTGCGCCCCCCGCTGGACCTGCGTATAACTTCATAACGGATCTTTACACCTACCCCGGCGCCTGGATCAACGCTTTCGTAACCGCCGGTCTCATATACCTGCAATACACCAAGAGCGAACGCTGGGAGTCGCCATGGCACACCTACCTCCCCATCGCCCTGCTGTACCTTGCCGCAAACGTTTTCCTCGCGCTCGTCCCTTTTATCCCGCCAGATGGCGATTGGAACGCAGATGGATACCCGTACTACGTGTTTCCTGTTGTGGGTGTCGGTGTGTTGCTGCTGGGCGTGGTGTATTGGGCTTGCTGGACAAAGGTGTGGCCGAAGTTTGGGGGGTATAGAATTGTTAGTGAGAGGTATGAGGATGAGAGAGGGGTTGAGCATGTTAAGTATATCAAGGTTTACATAAAAAAGGACTGA